The Tautonia plasticadhaerens nucleotide sequence CCGGGGTCGACCCGCCTGACCCGGACCCGACGGCCGCACCGCCATGACGCACCCCCCGAGTCTGCCGGCCCGCACCCCCGGCGGTCGGGACCTCAAGGTCCCCACCGCCGACGTCCCCTCACGCCCGGGGCCGGAAGGGCTCCAGCAGCAGGCCGGGCACGCCGATGTCGACCACCCGGACCTCCCCGGTATAGCCCGAGGCCCCCGGGGCGTCGAAGCCGAGCTTCGAGGAGACGAAGGTGGCGGTCATTCGGGCCCGGATCGCCTCGCCGAGCGGCCGCCCGGTGTCGCAGTCGAGGCCCGAGGGCAGGTCCAGCGCCAGCACCGGCGTGCCCGAGGCGTTGACGGCCTCGATGATCGCCCGGATCGGCCCCTCGACCTCCCGGGCCAGGCCGGTCCCGAGCAGGGCGTCGACCACCCAGTCGGCCCATCGCAGGTCCTCGTCGATCGCCGACGGGTCGGCGATCGTCCCCTGGTCGAACCCGGCCCGGCCCAGGACCGACCGCTGGAGGGCCGGATCCCCCCGGAGGCGGTCGTCGGGGACGGTCCATCGCACCCGGACGGGCCACCCCCACGCGTCGAGGTGGCGGGCGACCACGGCGCCGTCGCCGCCGTTGTTGCCGGGGCCGCAGAGCACGAGCACCCGGGCGGGCCCGGACTCCCGGGCGCCGACCAGCAGCCCCGCCGCCCCCCGGCCGGCGTTCTCCATCAGGACGATCGTCGGCAGGCCCAGCTCCTCGGCCGCCCGGCCGTCGATGCGTCGGACCTCGTCCCGGGACAGGGGGCGGAGCGTGGTCACGGGGTCGTCTCCCGGGGCGAGGTGTCGCCGCCTCCCCATGCCCGGCCCGCCGCCGTTGACGGGGAGTCGCCGGCGTCTCCTATAATACCCCCGTCACCGCCGGCCCGACGACCCCGACCCTCGATCGGGCCGGGCCCGGCCCCGGGGGCCGACGACGGCCGCCCCCCGGGCGATGGGCCCGGCGGACATCCCCCAGACTGGAGGCCGAGCGACCATGCCCCTGTACGAGTACCGTTGCGACGACTGCGGCCGGGACTTCGAGGCCCTGGTCCGGGGGCCCTCCGACGGGCCGAGTTGCCCCTCCTGCGGCGCCTCGTCGCTGACCAAGCGGTTCAGCGTCCCCGCCGCCGCCCGGGGCGGCTCGGTCGGCCCGGCCCTGCCGGTCTGCGACGCCCCCTCCCCCGCCGCCGGGGGCTGCGGCGCGATGGGCTGCGGCGGCGGCTTCTGCGCGATGGACAACTAGGCCGGGCGTCCCCCCGGCCGGCCCGATCGGCCGAGGCCGAGTCGCCCGGGGGCGGTCGGCGCACTAGGGTTCCCGCAGGAACCAGGCGAGGCGAGGCGGGCATGACCCCTCCCGAGGGGGACGCCCGGCCCCGACGGCGACGGAGCCGGCCGGGGCGTCCGGGGGTCCCTCCCGGGCCTCGAGCCGGGGCCGGTCCCGGAGGGAGGCCATGTCCCACTGCGTCAACTGGCTGCTCGATCCCCGGCTCCATCTCGTGCTGGTCGCCTCGGTGCTCGCCTCGGTCGTCGTCGGCGACCACCGATGGCTCTCGGCCGACTCGGTCGTGCCCCCCGAAGTGGAGTCGTATTTCAACCGGGCGACGCTCGTCCTCTACCAGGACGGGACGACGTCCCGGCACGTGCCGGATCCGGATGGGCTGGAGTCCGCCGGCGACACGACCGAGTGACCCCCGTCGCGCCCCGATCGCGCCAGCCGGACCGCCCCGGGGCGGTCGACGCAAGCCGGCGCGGGGCCGGGACTTCCCATCCGCGCCAGGTGGCGCCAGCGCCTCCCCGGTTCGATTGACTTCCCCCCGGCCGGGGCGCATATCCCCCTGGCCGGCCGATCTCTGTCCGGGGCCGACCGCCCGAATCGGGCGGTCCGGGCCGGCCCGGGCCGGGTCGAGTCGTCGGCGGAGGGGGGAGACGGTGGTC carries:
- a CDS encoding FmdB family zinc ribbon protein, which translates into the protein MPLYEYRCDDCGRDFEALVRGPSDGPSCPSCGASSLTKRFSVPAAARGGSVGPALPVCDAPSPAAGGCGAMGCGGGFCAMDN
- a CDS encoding NAD(P)H-hydrate epimerase, whose protein sequence is MTTLRPLSRDEVRRIDGRAAEELGLPTIVLMENAGRGAAGLLVGARESGPARVLVLCGPGNNGGDGAVVARHLDAWGWPVRVRWTVPDDRLRGDPALQRSVLGRAGFDQGTIADPSAIDEDLRWADWVVDALLGTGLAREVEGPIRAIIEAVNASGTPVLALDLPSGLDCDTGRPLGEAIRARMTATFVSSKLGFDAPGASGYTGEVRVVDIGVPGLLLEPFRPRA